GTTTTCTCATCGATTCGGCGCTTCCTCTTCACTATGTCGTGTCAATGCTTTAGCTAAACAGTCCGTTCCctttggtggttgtggtgctGCTACAGACAAGTCTTTGAGGCCGAGAAATATCCCGTAAGCTGTGGAGACTGATCTCCGAGGCCGCAGTCCCTTGGGGAGTTGAGCGAAACTCTGCAAAATATGGGAGATGCCCTTATTCGGCCTAAGCCATCCCGGAAGCATGTGTGTACCCAGATGTGCCCCCAATTCGGCTCTATTCTGTATGATCCTCCCACCCTCCgttccttgttcttgtgatAGTCCAGTTTCCACATGCGTTTCTGTCGCTATTCTATTTCCCCCCAGAAACCACGACAGACCCAAGGATTGGAAGAGACGCGAGAGGAGGATCCTCTTTCTCAGATGAGACATCTCGGTGTGCTGACACGTCGAGCTACTTCCATGGTTGCAGGGTCTCACTGACTCTTTTTTTAGATTACTAGTTTTTTGGCCTTGTTCTCTCGTAGACTCCCCTGACCTACTACGGGGATCGGCGAGACCTGTCGAGGGCGCAGTATAAGGGTCAAAGAACATGTATGCCGGTTATATATGCTTTGCTCTGAGCATCCTCGTTGCTGTCTTCACTCAGGCATTATGTTTCTCGCACCCCCAGATTCATGTACTTTCGATGATGCCCGTGCCCAAGTATAAAGTCCCAACATCCATCTCAAGATCGGGCCCCTTTCACGTTGTTTACCCAGCAACCTTGTCTTCAACAATCACGACATCAGAAGTGGAATGCAAGATTTTCTGGATTCGTTGTTCAATTCCCTCCCGTCTATCACGCCTTGAGCCATCACCAGTCACATccaccacttacaccaccTCTCACAGCGCGGCCCGCCTACTGCATACCACTGACGTTGCTCGCCATTTCGAACATCGCTAGCACCATACATTTCGAATGCGATCTCGCATAATCTAGCAATCAACCTCGTTAGGTAGCACGAGATATGTCGTCCTACCTTATCATCGGTGCTGGCAACTTCGGTGCGGCCACCGCCTTAACGTTGATCAAAAGGGAACCAGCAAGTAAGGTCACCCTCGTTGATTGCACTCAGTTTCCCAACCCTCGAGCTGCTTCGCACGATGTCAACAAAATTGTCCACGATGACTACCCTGACAAGCTGTACATGCAAATGCTGAAGAGGGCAATGCCCATGTGGCGAAACCATGAGCTATACAAGACATGGTACCACGAAGTAGGCATGCTAAGAGCTGACCCCTCCAACTTTGGGGAGGAGATCATTGCTTCATACAAGGATATGGGTATTGAAAACAATTCAAACTTTATTAGCGTGAAGGATGTTCGTGAGCGATGGAACGGCTCAttcgccacggccaacttCGCCGGCTTGGAAAAGATTCTCTTTAACCCGAAAGTGGGATTTGCGGAGGCCGATAAAGCCCTTGAGGCTGTCATTCAAGAAGCGGTGGACCAGGGCGTTGAGTACGTTCTCGGTGTCGTGACAAAGATCAACATTGGTGCCGCTGGTGAGTGTACGGGAGTCACACTACAGTCTGGGGAGACTCTGAATGCAGACAAACTCTTGCTTGCTACGGGGGCGCGCACGGCAGCCCTGCTGGCACAGAGTGCGCCAGAGAACCAACAGTTTCACGCCGAAGACCGGTTGCTGGCTACTGGTGCATTGAGCTTCTATGCTAAGGTCCAAGGTGCCCAGAAGGAGAGGCTATCATCAATTCCTGTGTTGAAGAATTGCCTGCCTCATGTCAAAGGTTCGTTGGATCTAATCGCATTGGCCTTCTCATCACGCACCAAGTCTGCAAGGAGGCGCTAAGCTGATTTTGAAATATAGGCGAAACAATATCGATTCTTGCTGATGGCACCATCAAATTCAACTGTGATATGTACTTCACCAACTATGTCGAGTGCCCCTTCACCGGTCAGCGTTTGTCGATGGCTCCCGATGAGAGCATATACAATGTCTGGACTGGGCCTAAGTTCATGACGTTCTTCCAGGAATGCGCGAGAAAGACCCTAGATGGGCTTTACGGCAAAGAGATGGAGGATGTCATTATTGACGCCTATCGTATTTGCTGGTAAGTGCCAAATGTAGCTCCAATTTCTCCACTAGGTCAAGACTTACATCGCGAGCCAATGTATGCTGACAGAATGGCCACTTCTACAGGGACGCATCTACTCCAACACACGACTTCCTGATCACACCGCATCCACATTGCCGAGGTCTATACGTGGCAACCGGCGGCTCGTTCCATGGCTGGAAATTCTTGCCAGTAATTGGAGACTACATTGCTGACATGATGCAAGGCAGCCTTGAGGCCGAGTTCGCTGATCGTTGGGCTTGGGACCAGATAAGCGGTGATGGCCACTCAGTCAATCCGACGTACGATATTGTGGGAGACCTGCAGGGCTGGCTCGCGTGACTAGCCACACACTATCAAGTGTGCGTAATGTACTTCACTAAGGTATGAGCCGCGGCCATGTGGAAGGTCAATTCATGGTGTTTTCCAAGAGTGATGATCGGGACACTCATCTCGACACTTATTTACGCCACACTCTCATTCTTGCGGCGACTGATACGGATACGGATTTTTATTTCGCCCGGAGGGAGATCCCTAGAGGGCCTGGTCGGGAAGCTATTTACGGTTCAATAAAGTTGGTACATAACACCTCAAGCCCCACGCTTTCTCTTACACTGATTGGTTCCGCCTCGTCGTTATCCTGTTCCTTGACAGGCCTGCTTGAAGGCCAATTCCTCAAGTGTTCAGCGTCCTATCCTCAGCAGCTGAAGCACGGTCCGCCAATGTCGAGGCTGTTTATTGTTAGTATGGTTGCATGTAGGTTCCCTAGTCCTATGGCCGCTGCTCTCGAGCGAGTCTTCCCGTTGCCATTGCGAATTTGATCACTGCCTTCACTGCTCGTGTGGCCGGCTTCCActtgtcatcatcagacgGTGCTTTCCCTCCCAAGAAATATGAGAGATTCCCTATCTTCCCCGATGAGCAATCGAGGAAGATCTCCCGTTGCGCTGTCCACCTTCTGCATCGAAACAGAAAGTGTTCCATTGTTTCAGGTGCTTTGCCACATTCGCATAAGTCTGATTCCACCACCCCGATTCTATGGAGGAAGCCATTCAGTCTTGCCATGCCGGTACGTAATTGCACCAGAATGTCCGattctcttctctccagcTGGTCGTACAATGCTCGTGTGTGCCTACCCGGAAGTGCAGCATCAACTCGTTTCGAGTACTTACCCACTCCCTCCGGGAGCTCTCCTAGTTGCTGTTGGGCCACTTTGGCCAGTCGTAGCTTTGTCGACCTAGCTTGGTATGGTCGTTCATCTGGTGTCTCACCACACATTGCCGCTCTCTtcgctgctgccttggcgagCGCTTTTAGTGTAAAATCTTCGTTCTCCGCCGGCACCCACATGAGTGAAACAGAGCAGCCTCTCCTTTGAAGATACTGGGTACGTTCGTATATCTGGCGTATAGTGCACTGGCCGGATTGTTGCCGTGGTCGTCGGATAACTTGTAGTGCCGATCGGTTGCTTGTCATGACAGTCAGATCCCGACGATGGAGCCCTGCAGGCATGCATTTAAGCACCATCGCAATAGCTGCCAGTTCCGCCGTGTACGGATTCTGCTCATCCCGTGTTCCAATGGTGACGGAGTAGCTAGCCAGCACCTCGCCAGCACTATTGATCGTTGTGTCACGCACAACACCTCCCATTCCCACTGTGTCACCTTTTTGCGAGGAGGcagtggcgatgatgatacCTTCCACGTCGTTTGGTGCCTGGTCTGTTTCCACATAGTCATAATGCTCGCCCACTACGGGTATGCGATCACTCCAAGGTGGTATAGTGTACTCGTGGATTGTTTCCAAGCGTTCCGTGTTGGTCTTTGCCATCGTTATGGCGATTTTCTGCATTGGCGACACGAAACGTCGTTTAGCTTTGTATTTCGATCTTGTCAGTGGATGTGTCTGCGGAAGTGTGCAAACGTTGACCCagagccttgttgctgcttgagTGTGTCGCTCCTGCACTGTTTGAATACTGGCCTCTGCTTCGGCCACTGCTGTGGCTACTTTGCTGAAAGCTCCTGTAATCGCCTGTGCACCCGCCATCTGCACTCTATTTAGCCATGCCAGTTCCTGCGCACCGCAGGAGTGCATCCACACATTCGACGCGTAGTCCATAACAGGTGCGACTGTCGACACAAAGAGTTGTCTAGCCGTTCGAGGTGAAagcatcttcaatcttctcagACCCATGGCAGCCGTGAGGCCTTTGGCAGCTGCTCTAGTCATGTGTTCTTTGTACCGCAGGTTTGCGTCCATTATTACCCCCAAGATCTTTACACTATTTTGTGGGTTTacttcctttcctttgatCAGATATGGTTCGTCACTGGACCGAGCAGCAGTCCTTGTGAAATGAATTACTGCCGTCTTGtctgcttcaaatgttgcgcCGCTGCATGCCTCCCATTTGAGGGCATCACCAATGACTGATTGAATGCCAACCCGGTTGTCCTCTGCCGTTGGCCCGGTCACCCAAGCCGTATAATCGTCCACAAAGGCGATCGAGCCACCATTAGCGTTGATTTTTCTTTGCACCAAGTCTGCGTTGAAGAACAGGAACAAGATCGGCGAAAGTGGTGATCCCTGAGGCAGACCGGACTGAGACAACTCTCTTCGTTCCGACGTGTGCCCATTTACTACCACGCAAGCTGTCCTGCCGGAACAGAAGGCGTCCGTCCATCTGACCAGGCCGACTGGTATGCCTCTTGCCAAcatcctttgcagcagccgTTCTTTGCACACTCCGTTGTAAGCGCCTTTCACGTCAAAGCTTATGAGGCTGAGCACCTTGCCAGCCCTCCATGCCTTGTATATCTGTTCCTGCAGAAGCAAGAGCGCTTGCTCGGCTGACCGTCTTTTCCTCGCTCCGAAATGGTTCGCGGGCAAGAGTCCGCAGGTCTCGACTGCGTAGGAGATCCGTTCTGCGATAACTGCTTCCATTATTTTGCCTAGTGTTGACAGGAGAGATATTGGTCGCCAGGCTTTCGCTACCGTGTAGTCTCCTTTGTCTGGCTTCTTGAGCGGGATGATCTTGGCACTCCTCCACTGATGCGGTACCACGCCGTCTCGGAGTGAACGGTCAAAAAGAGTCCAGACTCGATACTTCACCACCGGCCATAGGCGTTTCCACACCATGGCCGGCAAACCATCCTCTCCTGGAGCCTTCCAAGGTTTTGCCGCCATTATCTTTTCCTCGATTTCTTCCAGCGTGAGGTCCGGCATTGACAGGGCGTCGCGTTGCGGTCGTCGatcttctgcatcaatccGTGTTGGCAGTGGCGGGAAAAAGGTTTCAAGCAGCTCCTGGGCCTGTTCCGTATTTTCTTTAGCTATCGATCCGTCTTCCTTCCTCAACGGTGGCACCTTATCCTCCATGGTGTCCTTGCCTGCTTGGAGGTACCTGGCCGCCTTCCAAATAttggcatcttctgccaGGAATCCCTCCCAGTGAGCTTTCTTCTGTTTCCGAATCCCATCGTGGTATTCTTTGGATGCGTCTTTAGCTCGAACTTCCAGGTCGGGACTTGCCCTACCTGTTCGCCGTTGTGTTCTTGCTTGGTTTCGCCAGAACGTGTAAATCTGACGAAGGCGTGTTAAGTGCTTTGTCCACCAGCGTTAGTTGAATCCCATGATCACGTATATCTGCCTGTAGGCAGGAGCGCCACTGGGAGActgcctgccaggcaggcagtCAGTAGCGCCGTATGGCATTAGGCAGATGGAGGGGATATCACAACTATAAGTAGTTGTGTTCTCCTCATAGATAGAGAATAGGAACACACTTGTTCTTAGCTCAGAGCTTCCAACTGCGTTTTGCATAAGGTGGTGGTTGTACTCGAGGTGTTAATTCGTGGATTGCCTCTAGCATAACTTCCATCAACTGGTCGGTCTGCGTCTGCACGTCGACCGTCCAGGGTAGTGGTCGAAGATTGTCCTCCACCCTGGCCGATATCATTGTCCACGGAGCATTCTTCAATAAGAGTCTATGCGTCGCTGTCCTCTCGGGCATCGCTATGTCGAACGCAGTCCGAATTGCTCTGTGGTCGGATCCGTGCTCGGTTGGGTGGATGCCACACTCCaccatctcctccgccagctcTGACGTCGCAAGAACTAGATCGATAGTGGTTTCTGCATCACGGCCCTGCCACGTCTTTGTGCCCCTTGGCAGTAGACTACAGAGGCCATGCTCGTTCATCAGATCAATAATAGGCTCCGCCTCACCCTGTCTTTTGGCTGACACGTCATCTCCTCCCCACAGAAGATCATGACGATTGAAGTCTCCCGCTAACACCACATCCGTACGTCGACCTGTCCCGTTTCGAAATTGCTGAATCAAGCCATGCAATTGTCCCGTTGCCGATTTCAGGGCTCGCTCATCTCTCCCCTCCACGTACACCGATACCACCAAGACTTCTCGCCCCTCCAATCGCAGCACCGCCGCTGTAAGATCGGCCGACGGTACAGGCATCTGATCCACCTCGATATCTCTTCGCACCCAAAGCATGCTCCGAATTGGCCACTTCGTATCCTCCGTGTGTGTAGGTATTATCCTTGTCCAGTTGCTATGCCCCAATGGGGCTGTAAAAACTTTACCGTCTATTGTCCTTGCGTACGGTTCTGATACCGCAAGCACTGCGTACTCCTTTAGGTCTGGGTCGTTCATCAAGCTAAGCTGTACGGGTTCTTGCTTTCTCACATTGAGCTGTAGCATACGAAGGGCCCTATTCATTGCCTCGCGTGTTCCTCACACGGCAATTCCAGCTGAACGATTCGTGTGGTCCGCCACACAGAACGCACTTTGGTTCCACCGCATGGCACTCTTTATGGTGATGACCGGGTCTCGCGCACCTTCCGCAGACCTCAGGTTTCTTGCATGTGAACCTCTTGTGGCCAATCTCCTGGCACTTGTAGCATTGCACCGGTCCTATCCTTGGTTCAAAGACGTTGGTCTTGGCCGACTCCCCGGCTAGGTCGAAGTAGTGGTTATCAAGCAGCCTCCTCGCATCGCCCCCTTTGGTCACGTACACTACCATTGACCCGTACGCTTTACCAGCTTCTCTCTTGCTtagccatgatatctttgCTATGTTCACGTTGTTCTCGGCACCGAGAGCTTCCGCAGCACCCGGTAGGATGTTACCCTCTTCGTCCACGACCGCAGTTCGGTTGGCGTTGTCGACTTTAACCGGGTAGAGTTGATCTCGCAAGACACGAGCTCCTGGCACGACGGTTTTCTCCGCAACCTCCTTAACCAGTTGCAGCTCGACTTCGTTTCGACAGATGACCTTGATGCGGTCCGTGTTCCTCGCGTCCTTGACTGCTGCAGCACATCTCCACGTCTCGAAACCCTCCTTCGCCCTCACTTCGTCCTCAATCGCCAGCCTAATCGTACCAACTTGGGCCTTATGCTTGTCCTGTTCCGTGACTCTAGAAACGTCGATTGTGCAGTGCAGAGTGTCCGtgaatgatgatggtgttgtgcGCATTGATGACAGAGACTGTATTTTTGTTGGCTGGCTTAGTGGCGGTGTTCGCGCGATCTCTGCGTACGTTGCTTGCGGGCTGCTTTGTGCCGAGGCCGCAGCAGTTTTCATGACCTCTAACTGCTCTCGAACTTGCTTTAGTTCTTCTCTGGTGTTATGGAGTTCATTTCGCGATTCCTTGGTCTCGCGGCTATAGTCTTCCTTCAGTTCTCTCACTTGTGCCTGGAGCTCCCGAATCAAGTCTTCCTGTTGGCCGATCCGCTCTACCTGACCCAGAATCCTGTCGTTTTGTTCGAATATCTTTCCTTTTAACTCTCCTACCTCGCCGCTAACCCTTcccagcaactccaacaccTTCTGTAACATCACCTTCCCCGTATCGCCAGCGCTACGGGCCTTCCTGCCATCTACCGCTGGCTCAACATCTACTTCTGCATGAGATCCACGCGTCACTCGGCTCGCCGGCTTCCCGGCTGGCTTTGCTGCCGCATTTTCAAGGGAGCGAAGCGTGTCTTGAACTTTCCCCGTGGGCTTCGTCGGACGCGTCGTTCGTCTCGGTGATGCGGTGGGGCTGTCAGTCTCCACCACGATCGGACCTTCAGGCGGGTCCGCCATGTTAAAGACCTGCGGGCTTCCGCCCAATGAAGAAACAATGAATCGATAAAACTATCTACAGAGCAACAAAGACCTCAGTTCGAGATCTCAGGAAGCCGTCCCGGCCCTCGACCCTATATTGAGTTTGTTTGACATTGAGTTGACTGGTTGACGAAACACCATACCCGCACGGCGGGTTCCACAGCAAGAGCGTGGAACCCTATCAGTCAAGACAAGCTTACTCCCACCCGGCCTCTTCCTCCCGCGTCTGCATTTGCAAACCCTTAAGCCATTCTCCTatcccctcctcctcaactaCTTGCTCTAACACTGCTTCGTCCGCTTTGTCCAGCAGCATAGgatcaacttcatccacaATGCCTGCCTGCAGCCATGACCGCAGCACTTGACAGATAGCGATCGTGCTTGCCTCCAGCTGGTTCCGAAGAGGTGTTACCATGCGCCCCGCCGCCGAAAATATCTCTCACACTCCGCGCTCATCGCCTGAACTGTCATGAAATCCAGTGCCATTCGCGAGAGTCTGGGGTACTTGAACCGCTGCGCATGCCAATAAGCCCGCGGGTCCCGAACATCACCATCCGTAGGTAACAGGTCCTTCTGCCACCTGGCATACTCATCTTCTGCCGCATCAGAGT
The DNA window shown above is from Pochonia chlamydosporia 170 chromosome Unknown PCv3seq00012, whole genome shotgun sequence and carries:
- a CDS encoding sarcosine oxidase (similar to Cordyceps militaris CM01 XP_006669722.1), with the protein product MSSYLIIGAGNFGAATALTLIKREPASKVTLVDCTQFPNPRAASHDVNKIVHDDYPDKLYMQMLKRAMPMWRNHELYKTWYHEVGMLRADPSNFGEEIIASYKDMGIENNSNFISVKDVRERWNGSFATANFAGLEKILFNPKVGFAEADKALEAVIQEAVDQGVEYVLGVVTKINIGAAGECTGVTLQSGETLNADKLLLATGARTAALLAQSAPENQQFHAEDRLLATGALSFYAKVQGAQKERLSSIPVLKNCLPHVKGETISILADGTIKFNCDMYFTNYVECPFTGQRLSMAPDESIYNVWTGPKFMTFFQECARKTLDGLYGKEMEDVIIDAYRICWDASTPTHDFLITPHPHCRGLYVATGGSFHGWKFLPVIGDYIADMMQGSLEAEFADRWAWDQISGDGHSVNPTYDIVGDLQGWLA
- a CDS encoding reverse transcriptase (similar to Talaromyces marneffei ATCC 18224 XP_002145850.1); translation: MADPPEGPIVVETDSPTASPRRTTRPTKPTGKVQDTLRSLENAAAKPAGKPASRVTRGSHAEVDVEPAVDGRKARSAGDTGKVMLQKVLELLGRVSGEVGELKGKIFEQNDRILGQVERIGQQEDLIRELQAQVRELKEDYSRETKESRNELHNTREELKQVREQLEVMKTAAASAQSSPQATYAEIARTPPLSQPTKIQSLSSMRTTPSSFTDTLHCTIDVSRVTEQDKHKAQVGTIRLAIEDEVRAKEGFETWRCAAAVKDARNTDRIKVICRNEVELQLVKEVAEKTVVPGARVLRDQLYPVKVDNANRTAVVDEEGNILPGAAEALGAENNVNIAKISWLSKREAGKAYGSMVVYVTKGGDARRLLDNHYFDLAGESAKTNVFEPRIGPVQCYKCQEIGHKRFTCKKPEVCGRCARPGHHHKECHAVEPKALRMLQLNVRKQEPVQLSLMNDPDLKEYAVLAVSEPYARTIDGKVFTAPLGHSNWTRIIPTHTEDTKWPIRSMLWVRRDIEVDQMPVPSADLTAAVLRLEGREVLVVSVYVEGRDERALKSATGQLHGLIQQFRNGTGRRTDVVLAGDFNRHDLLWGGDDVSAKRQGEAEPIIDLMNEHGLCSLLPRGTKTWQGRDAETTIDLVLATSELAEEMVECGIHPTEHGSDHRAIRTAFDIAMPERTATHRLLLKNAPWTMISARVEDNLRPLPWTVDVQTQTDQLMEVMLEAIHELTPRIYTFWRNQARTQRRTGRASPDLEVRAKDASKEYHDGIRKQKKAHWEGFLAEDANIWKAARYLQAGKDTMEDKVPPLRKEDGSIAKENTEQAQELLETFFPPLPTRIDAEDRRPQRDALSMPDLTLEEIEEKIMAAKPWKAPGEDGLPAMVWKRLWPVVKYRVWTLFDRSLRDGVVPHQWRSAKIIPLKKPDKGDYTVAKAWRPISLLSTLGKIMEAVIAERISYAVETCGLLPANHFGARKRRSAEQALLLLQEQIYKAWRAGKVLSLISFDVKGAYNGVCKERLLQRMLARGIPVGLVRWTDAFCSGRTACVVVNGHTSERRELSQSGLPQGSPLSPILFLFFNADLVQRKINANGGSIAFVDDYTAWVTGPTAEDNRVGIQSVIGDALKWEACSGATFEADKTAVIHFTRTAARSSDEPYLIKGKEVNPQNSVKILGVIMDANLRYKEHMTRAAAKGLTAAMGLRRLKMLSPRTARQLFVSTVAPVMDYASNVWMHSCGAQELAWLNRVQMAGAQAITGAFSKVATAVAEAEASIQTVQERHTQAATRLWVNVCTLPQTHPLTRSKYKAKRRFVSPMQKIAITMAKTNTERLETIHEYTIPPWSDRIPVVGEHYDYVETDQAPNDVEGIIIATASSQKGDTVGMGGVVRDTTINSAGEVLASYSVTIGTRDEQNPYTAELAAIAMVLKCMPAGLHRRDLTVMTSNRSALQVIRRPRQQSGQCTIRQIYERTQYLQRRGCSVSLMWVPAENEDFTLKALAKAAAKRAAMCGETPDERPYQARSTKLRLAKVAQQQLGELPEGVASTLADRASAAEDRTLNT